In Paroedura picta isolate Pp20150507F chromosome 6, Ppicta_v3.0, whole genome shotgun sequence, one genomic interval encodes:
- the TEX29 gene encoding testis-expressed protein 29, protein MERATKSPPLSLQLEKRDANFFRYGFAVCELPFYEICRDNVSRIECSELGCCFYKQACYKKAVPEYMKAFVGLIVFIFVIFILFVLYRCFAGESKKKPKNKTLPKKDKSVEKENQSNTSSTDTSTATTDS, encoded by the exons ATGGAAAGGGCAACAAAGTCTCCACCACTGAGTCTTCAGCTAGAAAAAAGAGATGCTAATTTTTTCCGTTACGGCTTTGCAG TGTGCGAACTCCCATTTTATGAAATATGTCGTGACAATGTGTCAAGAATTGAGTGTTCAGAGTTAGGATGCTGCTTCTACAAACAAGCTTGCTACAAGAAAGCTGTGCCAG aatATATGAAAGCATTTGTCGGCTTAATAGTGTTCATCTTTGTGATCTTCATTTTATTTGTGCTGTATCG TTGTTTTGCAGGTGAAAGTAAAAAGAAGCCTAAAAATAAAACCTTACCTAAAAAGGACAAGTCAGTTGAAAAGGAGAATCAAAGCAATACAAGTAGTACTGATACCAGTACCGCTACTACCGATTCCTAG